DNA from Candidatus Cloacimonas acidaminovorans str. Evry:
GTTCAGCGGCTAAAATTTCCGCTATTTCCGTGGAAGGAGTAATAGGATAGCCGGCAAAAAAATTCACTCCAGCATCCAAAGCACCGTAAGCAACAGCTTCATTGCCTTGCATTAAAACTGTTTTGCGTTCGCGTTTTGCTTGAATTTCTTCCAGTTTGCTTTCCGGTTTTGCAGCCAGTGATGCTTTATCGGAGGTGGTTTTATGTTTGGTCTTTTTACTTTTATCTTTTTCTGTCATTATAAACTCCTTTAGCGTTCCTTGGCACCGGTTATGGCAAAATCAGGACAAAGCCGATCACAATTCTCGCAATGAGTACATTTTTCCGGTGCCTGCACAAAAGGAGAGCCGTCACTTTTTCTTCCCAGGCAACCAGTTGGACAAAAAGCCACACAGATTCCGCATTTTTTGCACCAGTTATAATAGATGAGGACAGGTGAATCCTCATCGCCGGGAGCTTTTATTTCTGTTATTTCTACTTCCATTTTTTCGGGAGTATCTTCTTCGCGTATAATCATGCCCATACGGTCTTTTTCGACTTTTTTGGACATTCTTTCCTCCAATACTTATTTATTTTTGCAATACCTTTTTGAAGAAACTACCTAAGCGTTTGCATCCCTCAATATTGGTTTCAATGCTTTCGTAGCTGAAATTCAAACGCATTGTGTTATAACCCTTGCCATTGCAGAAGAAACTGTTTCCGGCAACATAAGCTACATTTGCTTCTTTAATACATTCCAGCAGAAGAGCATTAGTATCCAAATCTTCAGGTCCTGTAACCATCAGGAATAAACCACCTTGAGGATGAGTCCATTTCATTTCTTCGGGCATATATTTTTCCAGGGATTCCAGCATCACTTTTTGTTTCACGGAATACATCTTTTTAATATCTTCAATTTTGGGATCAAGATAACCCTTTTCCATATAGCGGGCAGCTATTCTTTGAGTGAAAGGCGGAGTACATAAATCGGTTGCCTGTTTTCCTACAACTATTTTATCTAAAACATCGGGATTGCCTACAACCCAGCCAATTCTAAAACCGGGGCAGAAGATTTTGCTGAAAGTGCCTAAAATAACAACCTGACCTGTTCCATCAAGTTCATAGAGAGTTCTTTGAGTTTCACCTTCATAGCGAAGTTCCCGGTAAGGACTATCTTCCAGGATCAGAACATCATATTTATGAGCCAGTTCCAGCATTTCTTTCCGGCGGCGTTCACTCATTGTAATTCCGGTAGGATTTTGGAAATCGGGAATCAGATAGATAAATTTAGGTTTTTTACCTTTAGAAGCAAGGTCTTTTAATGCTTCTTCCATCAGGTTTGGGTCTTCACCTTCATCATCCATAGGAATACCAATCATATTAGCTCCATAAGAACCAAATGCCTGAAGTGCTCCTAAGTAGGAAGGCAAACCAACGATAACATCATCGCCTGGGTCAATAAACATTTTGGAAATAAGGTCTAATGCTTGTTGAGAGGCAGTTGTAATAATGATATTATCTTTGGTAACATCTATGCCATTGGCTTTATAACGATTAGCCAGCATAGTTCTTAATAAATCATCACCTTCAGTTGTTCCATATTGAAGTGCAAAAGCAGCTTCGTTTTCCATAACTTCGGCAATGATGCTTTTCAGCTCTTCAATCGGGAAAGAAAGAGGGCTGGGAAAACCACCGGAAAATGAAATCAAACCAGGTTGTCCGAGAAACTTTAAAAGTTCGCGGATAGCAGAACGTTTCATACCTTTAATGTTGGTGGAGAGAATGTTTTGCAAATCGGTGATCATTTTATGATCCTCCTTTTCTTTTTTTATTTTTCTTCGTAAATTAGCACTTTCTTGTTAGCTTTTCGCCATTCCCTGTAAGCATTTTTAATTTCCAGTTCCCACACAATCCGTTTATCATTATCTTCAAAAGTAATAATATCTATATAGTAGGTGCGTTTGGATTTACCTACAAAACTCTTGCGAGGAAATTCCACTACTATTTCACCATCAATATTCAAAATGGTAACTTCATTTAAAAAAACGCCATCCGTAATTTCTATAATCGCTCTGGCTTCAACACTACCACTTTGGACATCTCTGAAATGTATGTTCATATTCACTCCAAATTCTTATCTTTTTCTTTAAAAAATAAATGCCTTAATTGGTCAAGTTATTTATTGCTACATAGCATACTGTTAAAAGTATGAATATTTTTTAGATAAAACTAATTATCTCGTGTCTTCAGCAGAAGGTGCAGGTTTAGAGTCCTCAGGTAAAGTATTATTTTCGGTTTCAGAATCTTTCCGTGAAGCTTTTTTATCTTTGAGGTGGAAAAGTTCAGGGAAATAAGAATCATAATAGAGAACCGTTAAACTGTTATCATCAGCATACATAATATGAACACTTCGAGTAGTGGATAAAAACCAGATAAGTTGTTGTGTTTCTTCATCAAAATAATTGTTTTTGCCATGCATTTCCTGTAAGGTCTGAAGCACATAAGCATCATCTTCTTCAGAATTATCAGGACTGTATTTTATGAACCATCCAATAATACGCCTTGTTTGGGGCTCTACAAAAACCAGAATTGCCTCTACAAAAGTACTATTTTCAGGATAATAGCGCACTAAGTTGTCGTTTATGTTTGGGGTGTAAAAGTCGCTTAAGGCAAGCAGGGAATCGGCTTCTTCAATTGGAATAGCATAGCTTAAATTAAAAAGTCCGGTTTGGGCATTAAGTCCAAAACAACCTATCAGCAGAAGTAAGAGGATAAATAATCTCTTCATTAGGTAGTCCATTATATAATATTTATTCCATTTTTAGAGGCATAGAAGGTTCGTCAATTAAAATCTGAAAAAATGAAGTAGTTCACAGATTTCGCAGATGAAAGAATAGGTCTGGGATGAACAGAATTTTGAGGATTTTCAGGATGAAAGATTTACAATTATATTACCATTTTCTCTGTTTAGAGTGTGTTAAACCTTAAGACCTAAAGACCTCAAGACCTCCTACAATTTCAGCTGCATTTGCAATTCATAAAAATCTTTCCGGTTATCAATTATCTGAACTTTCTGGCGTTGTTCAAGATACCATTGATTGAGATGATCTTCCTGTAATTTTGCTTCTGCGTCGGCAATGATTTTCTTTTTATCTTTTTCCCAGAGAGTTAAGTCGGGATATTGGCGTTTGGTAACGAGGGCAAGATACCAGTGTTTTTCATTTTCTATAAGAGGTGTAAAAGAGCCCTCGGGAGTATTTAAAATTGCAGTATTCAAAGAGGGAATTTTGCCTAAGGGTTTAATTTCGTTATCGGCAATCACTTTTTCCGCTTCAATAACCGCAATGCTATCTCTAATTGCTGCTTCCAAATATGTTTCCGGTGTTTCACTTTGCATAAAATTTTGCACATAATTTTCCATTGTGTACATTCGTTTAGCGCGATTTGCCCGGATAATCATTTCCTGTTTCTTAATCTCAAAATCAATGTAATATTCAGGGATTTCACTTTTCAGTTCCAAAACCAGAATATCCCCTGTAGGAGCATAAAAAATATCCGGAATGGAACCAACGGGATTATTGAAGGCAAAAGAAACCAAATCGGGAGCACGACCTATATGAGGAATAATTTGATCCTGGGAATTAAAATAGGTACTTTCTTCCAGAGGAATGTTCATTTCTTCCGCTGCCTTTTGTAAACCTACTTCTTTTGCCCGGTTATAAAGTGCTGTGCTTAAAATTTTATTTTCCTGTGCCTTTTGTTCCGCATTTTCTGCTTTACTCAAATTGCCTGGAAAACGAGCCAGAAGATAGCTGCGTCCATTTTCTCTTTTAAATTCATCTTTATGGGCTTCATAGAATGCTCGGACTTCATCATCAGTAGCATTAACAGAAGTCAATTTATTGTAATCAAAATGAATAATTTTGGCACTGGCATAATCATTTTCTTTCAGCCAGGCATTTTTAACGCTATCCGGATTGGCTTTTACCTCATTTTTAATGGTTTTAATCAGTTTGTTATAGGAATAGAGGTCACGGGAATAATTCATAACTTCCCGTTTAAAATCGGGATGGTCTTTTAATGCCTGTTCATATTTGGCTTTATCAAATTTGCCATTGGTTTGAAAATCCTTAATCTGTTTAATTTCTGCGGGAATATTTTTCTTGATTTCTGCTTCCAGTTCGGCATCGGTAACTTTTATTTTACCAGCTTTTATTGCCTGGTCATAAACATACATCCCGATAAGCTCTTCCCAGTATTGATTATTCAATTTAATGCTATCCTGCTTGGTGAGGACTTTTCCTTTTCCGTGATATTGGAGATATGATTTAAATCCATCATTAAATTTTTTGTAATTGTATTCCCGATCTCCAATTTTACCGACTAAAGCATTGGGATCGGGCTTGGCAGAGATTAGGGACATTGTCCACAATAAACATATTGCCAAAACGATTTGCACTTTATATTTCATTTCTTACTCCTCAAAATAAGAGACGCAATTGCCTCTATAAAACAATACTTTTGAAACAATGCTTTTACTGCAAGAAAAAAATTGCACCGGCGTCCGGGAAAACGATATCTTGCCATTTTTAATTTGTGTAGCCGGAGCTCACTGCAACTCCGGCTTCACAATCTGTCGCAAGTTATATTGCGCATGTAAAGATAGCGGAAATAATAAAAATGTTAAGACGCAAATGGCTCCTGATTTTTATTGTGTTTGAAAGGGAGGTTTACATTCCAGTTTAATCTTGTAATAACCAAGTAACATTCAAGTAACAACTCCGTAACGAAACTACGGAAGTGTTACGGAAGTGTTACGGAGTCGTTACTTAATCGTCTATATACCAAGCAAATACACATCTTCAAACAAGAAAGGCAAAACATACAGCTAACTATATAATATTATAGTGAGTTAAAAGGATAAAGAGATTTCTTACCTTATTTATTTACATCTATATTACAGCAGATTTTAGCAAAGAATAAGCGATACTGAAACATTATACTTAGCGCGCTTGTTTTTATTCCCTGCCAAACATTATTTTGGCTTAGCTGAAAGAATGAATTATAATATAAAAAAGAGGTAACAACTTATGGCTTGTGAATTTTGTAATCTTGATTGCTCAGTTTATCTGGCAGAAAATGAACATTTTTTTGCAATTTGGGATAAATATCCTGTTAGCAAGGGTCATACCCTGATTATTTCCAAGCGTCATACACCCGATTATTTTAATCTAAATGCGGAAGAAGCGATTTCTTTGCACGATATAACTCTGAAAGTGAAAAAAGTTTTAGAGGAAAAATTTGAGCCGCGTGGTTACAATTTGGCTATGAATTGCGGTTCTGTTGCGGGACAAAGTATTCCCCATTTTCATCTGCATATCATTCCTCGTTTCGGTAAAGGAGATAAAGGTCTTTTTCCAAGAAGGCGAGAATCCGTTTTTTAGGAGGCGGAAATGAAACATTTTACCGTTTTTTTAGCTTTATTGGTTGCTTTTGGACTTTTTGCCGCTGATTTAAAGGAAAATGAAGGAACGGCTATTTTTAAGCTGAAACCGGAATTTCGTTCTTCTTTACAAAAGTCCGATAATCGCACAGGAATTGCGTCTATAGATGAAAAACTGCAGAAATTGCAGGTCAGTTCCTTAAACCCTAAATTCAGCATTTCGCCGCAAAAAAGAGAGAAATGTGAACTTTCTCTAATTTTTACAGTGCAAAGTCCTTATCCGCCTCAGGCAGTTGTAAATTTACTTTCTTCTGACCCCTGTGTGCAATATGCGGAAATTGTTTATCCCGATGTCATTTTTGCTGTTCCCAATGACGAGCATTATTCAGAATCTCTCTATTTTGCTTTTCTGGAGGCAGAATCCGCCTGGGATATTCATAAAGGTGAAAATGGCACTCAACCTGTAATTATTGCTCTGGTAGATACCGGCTGCAGATGGACTCATCCTGATTTGGCAGAAAATATTTGGCAAAATTTAGGGGAAGATTTCAACCACAATGGTTACACAATTTATTATAACGGAAGCACTTGGGTTATGGATACGGGTGACTTGAATGGAATTGATGATGATGGAAATGGAAAAATTGATGACCTCATTGGTTGGGATTTTATCGCTACCAGTTCCGGTGGTGAATCCAATAATCCTTATGAAAGCAGTGGTCATGGCACAACCGTTTCCGGAATTCTTTCTGCCAGAACAAATAATACAATCGGAGTCAGTTCCCTTGCCTGGAATTTAACTTTAATGCCCGTTTCCTGCAGTTATCCTGGCTCAAGTTCAATATATAATGGCTATCAGGGTATTATTTATGCGGCTGAAAACGGAGCGGACATCATAAATTGCAGTTGGGGTGGAACTACTTATTCGCAGGCAAATCAGGAAGCTATAAATTATGCTTATTCTTTAGGGTCTATTATTGTTGCAGCTGCCGGTAATAGTAATAACACAGTTCCTGTCTATCCATCCGCCTATCAAAATGTTTTGGCAGTAGCTGCTCTGCAAAATAACGGAGTGAAATCTTCCGTTTCTTGTTACGGTGCATTTGTGGATGTCGGTGCTCCTACGGGTTCCATTGGCACTCTTTCCGGAAGTGGTTATACGACAGTTAGTAATGCTACTTCTTATGCCAGTCCTGTAGGGAGCTCTTTAGCGGGCTTAATCAAATCATATTATCCCGAAATCAGCCAAAGTGCTCTTCTCAATAGAATCAAAGGAAGTTGCGATGATGTGGATGCAGTAAATCCCGGAAAAGAAAATCTTTTGGGTGAAGGCAAATTGAATGCAAGGCGTGCTCTGCAAGAAGATAATCCTCTTCCTGATGAGGAAATCCGCCTTGCCTTAATAGAAAATAGAGGTGCTACAGACGCTAATGGAAATTTGGCAGTGGAGCCAGGGGAAACATTTTCGGTAAATCTGTTGTTGAGAAGTTACGGTGAATATTCTGCTTATGGCACTTTTACTATTTCTACTACCAATCCTAATGTAAATATCCTTTCCGGTAGCCACAATCAAAGCATTCCAGCCGATGCTTATTTTACTTTGGAAGAGGTCTTTAATATTTATGTTCTGCCAACTGCAACTTCTCAATATGTAACCTTCAATTTGCAGACAACTGCGGATTTACCCGTTGTGGCAGGAAATAACCTATCTTTTAGCATTCTTATTAATGCCGGAGGAATATTTGTTTGGGAAGGCATTTCCGGCGGAAGAGATATGAGCGGAACCTTTATTAAAAACACTTTGCAGAATTTGGGTTATAATTGTGTTTACGGAACTACTTTTCCTGCTTCATTTTATAGCTTTGATGCGGTTTTTTTAAGTTTTGGTGCGGTAGGCAGTAATATCGTGCGTTTTGATAAACCCTATATGTTTAATGCCCTTTATAATTATTTAATTTCCGGTGGCAGGGTCTATATTGAAGGCGTTGATGTTGTCGGTTTTGATTTAACTTACTATCTTCCAGATATTCAAGGTGAATTGGATGCTTATGAAGTTCTTTGGCCCCTTTTGGGAATAATCAGTGCCGAAGATGGCGTAACTAATGCTATAGATAACCTTAGCGGTGTTTCTTATACACCTTCCTCTGGAATGCTGTTTACCTCTTCTTCGCAAACCAAAGTGGATTATATAGACCGCTTTACAGAGCTCTATCCTTATGCCAGAAGTGCATTTGAAGAAAGTGATTACGGATGTGTAGCCGTAGCTTGTGCCGGTGGCTATAATCAACGGAGTTTTGTCTTCAGCTATGCTTTGAGCGAATTGACGGATGGCACTTTTCCCAATACCAGAGCAAACCTTGTAACTCGCATAATGGATTTCTTCATGGCAGAGGAAGTTACTCTGCCGGTTGAGCTTACATCTTTTTATGCTACCTACTCTAATGGGGGTAATATCTACTGGAATACCGCTTCCGAAAACAATTTGCTGGGCTACAATCTTTACCGGAATAGCAATTTATCTTTGTCCAATGCGGTTAAACTGAATGCTGCAATTATCCCGGCAACAGGTTGTGCAACGGGAAATAATTATCGCTATTACGATTCTGACACTGCTTTGTCCGATACTTTATATTATTGGTTGGAATCGGTTTCTTACAGCGGTTTTACTCAGGTTTTTGGTCCTGCTGTTCTGATAGTGCCTTTTACTGAACCCGAAACACCTCCTCTGCCACCTGATAAAATTGAATATTTAAGCGCTTATCCCAATCCTTTTGGCAATTCTGTTTTTTTGGAATTGAAAATTGCTTTTCCCGCTCCTGTTACGGTGAAGGTCTATAATATTAAGGGACAATTGATTAGAAACTGGGAATATCCTTATCTGGAAACAGGAATTCATCACCTTTCCTGGGATGGCTTGGATAATAAACAGCGCAACACTACTTCCGGAATCTATTTGATGGTGGTTAAAACACAGGAACGAACATTTACCCGTAAATTGTTAAAAATGTGAGTGGTGAGATAGTGCTATCTCGCTATTTTTCTCTTATGATACAGCCCTAATATATTCGTTTCTAACCCTATATTTATGTTACATTAAAACATCTTGCTTAATTCATTATAGCGATTCCTATTATAATCGGGATTGATAATGTGTTGATTGAAAACACGAGTTAAGTTTCGGTTATTATTTATTTTTTCTTTTATCAACTCGCTATATTGCGCTATTTCCATTTCGCTGAATAGATTCCATTTTTCCAAGATGCTCATTATGTTAGAGTTATAATTACCATTAAAACTTTGGACTATATTGTAATTATCCATAAATTCCGGTGTGGCAATTGTATTAATTATGTTTATCAAGAATTCCATTGTGTCTTTCTGTCCAGAAAGATAATCCCAAAGCTCACTGGCAAGCAAAACTTCTTTGGGATCAAAGAAAT
Protein-coding regions in this window:
- a CDS encoding S8 family peptidase, encoding MKHFTVFLALLVAFGLFAADLKENEGTAIFKLKPEFRSSLQKSDNRTGIASIDEKLQKLQVSSLNPKFSISPQKREKCELSLIFTVQSPYPPQAVVNLLSSDPCVQYAEIVYPDVIFAVPNDEHYSESLYFAFLEAESAWDIHKGENGTQPVIIALVDTGCRWTHPDLAENIWQNLGEDFNHNGYTIYYNGSTWVMDTGDLNGIDDDGNGKIDDLIGWDFIATSSGGESNNPYESSGHGTTVSGILSARTNNTIGVSSLAWNLTLMPVSCSYPGSSSIYNGYQGIIYAAENGADIINCSWGGTTYSQANQEAINYAYSLGSIIVAAAGNSNNTVPVYPSAYQNVLAVAALQNNGVKSSVSCYGAFVDVGAPTGSIGTLSGSGYTTVSNATSYASPVGSSLAGLIKSYYPEISQSALLNRIKGSCDDVDAVNPGKENLLGEGKLNARRALQEDNPLPDEEIRLALIENRGATDANGNLAVEPGETFSVNLLLRSYGEYSAYGTFTISTTNPNVNILSGSHNQSIPADAYFTLEEVFNIYVLPTATSQYVTFNLQTTADLPVVAGNNLSFSILINAGGIFVWEGISGGRDMSGTFIKNTLQNLGYNCVYGTTFPASFYSFDAVFLSFGAVGSNIVRFDKPYMFNALYNYLISGGRVYIEGVDVVGFDLTYYLPDIQGELDAYEVLWPLLGIISAEDGVTNAIDNLSGVSYTPSSGMLFTSSSQTKVDYIDRFTELYPYARSAFEESDYGCVAVACAGGYNQRSFVFSYALSELTDGTFPNTRANLVTRIMDFFMAEEVTLPVELTSFYATYSNGGNIYWNTASENNLLGYNLYRNSNLSLSNAVKLNAAIIPATGCATGNNYRYYDSDTALSDTLYYWLESVSYSGFTQVFGPAVLIVPFTEPETPPLPPDKIEYLSAYPNPFGNSVFLELKIAFPAPVTVKVYNIKGQLIRNWEYPYLETGIHHLSWDGLDNKQRNTTSGIYLMVVKTQERTFTRKLLKM
- a CDS encoding peptidylprolyl isomerase → MKYKVQIVLAICLLWTMSLISAKPDPNALVGKIGDREYNYKKFNDGFKSYLQYHGKGKVLTKQDSIKLNNQYWEELIGMYVYDQAIKAGKIKVTDAELEAEIKKNIPAEIKQIKDFQTNGKFDKAKYEQALKDHPDFKREVMNYSRDLYSYNKLIKTIKNEVKANPDSVKNAWLKENDYASAKIIHFDYNKLTSVNATDDEVRAFYEAHKDEFKRENGRSYLLARFPGNLSKAENAEQKAQENKILSTALYNRAKEVGLQKAAEEMNIPLEESTYFNSQDQIIPHIGRAPDLVSFAFNNPVGSIPDIFYAPTGDILVLELKSEIPEYYIDFEIKKQEMIIRANRAKRMYTMENYVQNFMQSETPETYLEAAIRDSIAVIEAEKVIADNEIKPLGKIPSLNTAILNTPEGSFTPLIENEKHWYLALVTKRQYPDLTLWEKDKKKIIADAEAKLQEDHLNQWYLEQRQKVQIIDNRKDFYELQMQLKL
- a CDS encoding aminotransferase-like domain-containing protein → MITDLQNILSTNIKGMKRSAIRELLKFLGQPGLISFSGGFPSPLSFPIEELKSIIAEVMENEAAFALQYGTTEGDDLLRTMLANRYKANGIDVTKDNIIITTASQQALDLISKMFIDPGDDVIVGLPSYLGALQAFGSYGANMIGIPMDDEGEDPNLMEEALKDLASKGKKPKFIYLIPDFQNPTGITMSERRRKEMLELAHKYDVLILEDSPYRELRYEGETQRTLYELDGTGQVVILGTFSKIFCPGFRIGWVVGNPDVLDKIVVGKQATDLCTPPFTQRIAARYMEKGYLDPKIEDIKKMYSVKQKVMLESLEKYMPEEMKWTHPQGGLFLMVTGPEDLDTNALLLECIKEANVAYVAGNSFFCNGKGYNTMRLNFSYESIETNIEGCKRLGSFFKKVLQK
- a CDS encoding 4Fe-4S dicluster domain-containing protein — its product is MSKKVEKDRMGMIIREEDTPEKMEVEITEIKAPGDEDSPVLIYYNWCKKCGICVAFCPTGCLGRKSDGSPFVQAPEKCTHCENCDRLCPDFAITGAKER
- a CDS encoding HIT family protein; the encoded protein is MACEFCNLDCSVYLAENEHFFAIWDKYPVSKGHTLIISKRHTPDYFNLNAEEAISLHDITLKVKKVLEEKFEPRGYNLAMNCGSVAGQSIPHFHLHIIPRFGKGDKGLFPRRRESVF